A stretch of Physeter macrocephalus isolate SW-GA chromosome 8, ASM283717v5, whole genome shotgun sequence DNA encodes these proteins:
- the KCNJ15 gene encoding ATP-sensitive inward rectifier potassium channel 15 isoform X1, with protein sequence MVARWAKGSEDDTPALKKSPFERSQSLAMDPINISMASDPLGKRTAGTGLKTSRPRVMSKSGHSNVRIDKVDGIYLLYLQDLWTTVIDMKWRYKLTLFAATFVMTWFLFGVIYYAIAFSHGDLEPSEHTSNHTPCIMKVDSLTGAFLFSLESQTTIGYGVRSITEECPHAIFLLVAQLVVTTLIEIFITGTFLAKIARPKKRAETIKFSHCAVITKQNGKLCLVIQVANMRKSLLIQCQLSGKLLQTHVTKEGERILLNQATVKFHVDSSSESPFLILPMTFYHVLDETSPLRDLTPQNLKEKEFELVVLLNATVESTSAVCQSRTSYIPEEIHWGFEFVPVVSLSKTGKYVADFSQFEQIRKSPDCTFYCTDSEKQKLEEKYRQEDQRERELRALLLQQSNV encoded by the exons ATGGTAGCCAGGTGGGCGAAGGGGAGCGAGGACGATACACCTGCTTTGAAGAAGTCGCCATTTGA GCGGTCCCAAAGCCTGGCCATGGACCCGATTAACATCAGCATGGCCAGTGATCCCCTGGGGAAGCGCACTGCTGGAACTGGCCTCAAGACCAGCAGGCCCCGAGTCATGTCCAAGAGCGGACACAGCAACGTGAGAATCGACAAAGTGGATGGCATATACTTGCTCTACCTCCAAGACTTGTGGACCACCGTCATCGACATGAAGTGGAGATACAAGCTCACGCTGTTTGCCGCCACGTTCGTGATGACCTGGTTCCTTTTTGGTGTGATCTACTATGCCATTGCCTTCAGTCATGGGGACTTAGAACCCAGTGAGCACACTTCAAATCACACCCCCTGCATCATGAAAGTGGACTCCCTCACGGGGGCATTTCTCTTTTCCCTGGAATCCCAGACAACCATCGGCTACGGAGTCCGTTCCATCACGGAGGAATGCCCTCATGCCATCTTCCTCTTGGTGGCTCAGCTGGTCGTCACCACCTTGATTGAGATCTTCATCACGGGCACCTTCCTGGCCAAAATCGCGAGACCCAAAAAGCGGGCGGAGACCATCAAGTTCAGCCACTGTGCCGTCATCACCAAGCAGAACGGGAAGCTGTGCTTGGTGATCCAGGTGGCCAACATGAGGAAGAGTCTCCTGATTCAGTGCCAGCTCTCGGGAAAGCTCCTCCAGACCCATGTCACCAAGGAGGGGGAGCGCATCCTCCTCAACCAGGCCACCGTCAAGTTCCACGTGGACTCCTCTTCCGAGAGCCCCTTCCTCATCTTGCCCATGACATTCTACCACGTGTTGGATGAGACGAGCCCCCTGAGAGATCTCACCCCCCAAAACCTTAAGGAGAAGGAGTTTGAGCTGGTGGTTCTCCTCAATGCCACGGTGGAGTCCACCAGCGCTGTCTGCCAGAGCCGCACGTCTTACATCCCAGAGGAGATCCACTGGGGTTTTGAGTTTGTGCCTGTGGTTTCTCTCTCAAAAACCGGCAAGTACGTCGCTGATTTCAGTCAGTTTGAACAGATCCGGAAGAGCCCAGATTGCACTTTTTACTGCACGGATTCCGAGAAGCAGAAACTCGAGGAGAAGTACCGTCAGGAGGATCAGAGGGAAAGAGAGCTGAGAGCGCTTCTGTTGCAACAGAGCAACGTCTGA
- the KCNJ15 gene encoding ATP-sensitive inward rectifier potassium channel 15 isoform X2, translating into MDPINISMASDPLGKRTAGTGLKTSRPRVMSKSGHSNVRIDKVDGIYLLYLQDLWTTVIDMKWRYKLTLFAATFVMTWFLFGVIYYAIAFSHGDLEPSEHTSNHTPCIMKVDSLTGAFLFSLESQTTIGYGVRSITEECPHAIFLLVAQLVVTTLIEIFITGTFLAKIARPKKRAETIKFSHCAVITKQNGKLCLVIQVANMRKSLLIQCQLSGKLLQTHVTKEGERILLNQATVKFHVDSSSESPFLILPMTFYHVLDETSPLRDLTPQNLKEKEFELVVLLNATVESTSAVCQSRTSYIPEEIHWGFEFVPVVSLSKTGKYVADFSQFEQIRKSPDCTFYCTDSEKQKLEEKYRQEDQRERELRALLLQQSNV; encoded by the coding sequence ATGGACCCGATTAACATCAGCATGGCCAGTGATCCCCTGGGGAAGCGCACTGCTGGAACTGGCCTCAAGACCAGCAGGCCCCGAGTCATGTCCAAGAGCGGACACAGCAACGTGAGAATCGACAAAGTGGATGGCATATACTTGCTCTACCTCCAAGACTTGTGGACCACCGTCATCGACATGAAGTGGAGATACAAGCTCACGCTGTTTGCCGCCACGTTCGTGATGACCTGGTTCCTTTTTGGTGTGATCTACTATGCCATTGCCTTCAGTCATGGGGACTTAGAACCCAGTGAGCACACTTCAAATCACACCCCCTGCATCATGAAAGTGGACTCCCTCACGGGGGCATTTCTCTTTTCCCTGGAATCCCAGACAACCATCGGCTACGGAGTCCGTTCCATCACGGAGGAATGCCCTCATGCCATCTTCCTCTTGGTGGCTCAGCTGGTCGTCACCACCTTGATTGAGATCTTCATCACGGGCACCTTCCTGGCCAAAATCGCGAGACCCAAAAAGCGGGCGGAGACCATCAAGTTCAGCCACTGTGCCGTCATCACCAAGCAGAACGGGAAGCTGTGCTTGGTGATCCAGGTGGCCAACATGAGGAAGAGTCTCCTGATTCAGTGCCAGCTCTCGGGAAAGCTCCTCCAGACCCATGTCACCAAGGAGGGGGAGCGCATCCTCCTCAACCAGGCCACCGTCAAGTTCCACGTGGACTCCTCTTCCGAGAGCCCCTTCCTCATCTTGCCCATGACATTCTACCACGTGTTGGATGAGACGAGCCCCCTGAGAGATCTCACCCCCCAAAACCTTAAGGAGAAGGAGTTTGAGCTGGTGGTTCTCCTCAATGCCACGGTGGAGTCCACCAGCGCTGTCTGCCAGAGCCGCACGTCTTACATCCCAGAGGAGATCCACTGGGGTTTTGAGTTTGTGCCTGTGGTTTCTCTCTCAAAAACCGGCAAGTACGTCGCTGATTTCAGTCAGTTTGAACAGATCCGGAAGAGCCCAGATTGCACTTTTTACTGCACGGATTCCGAGAAGCAGAAACTCGAGGAGAAGTACCGTCAGGAGGATCAGAGGGAAAGAGAGCTGAGAGCGCTTCTGTTGCAACAGAGCAACGTCTGA